GCTGGTCGTGGTCGACTACAAGACCGGCCGCCGCCCGCTGACCACCGACGACGCCCGTTCCTCGCTCGCGCTGGCGGTCTACGCCATCGCCTCCTCCCGGATGATGCACCGGCCCTGCCACCGGGTCGAGCTCCACCACCTGCCGACCGCCTCGATCGTGGAGTGGGAGCACACCGACGAGTCGCTCGCCCGCCACCTGGGCAATGCCGAGGAGATCGCCGTCGAGGCGTCCGAGGCCGACGAGCGTTACAAGGGGTGGTCGGCCACGACCCGGCCCCGGGGAGCCGCCCCGGCCAAGGCGCGCGGCGGCGACCGCACCCCGCCCGCGGTGCCCCCCGAGATCGACGCGGCTTTCCCGCCCCGTACGGGCCCCCTGTGCTCGTGGTGCGACTTCCGTCGCCACTGCCCCGAGGGGCAGGCCGCGGGCGACGAGCGCGAGCCCTGGGCGGCCCTCGCCGACTGACCCCGCGTCCGGGATCCGGTCCGGGAGAGGACGGCGCGCCGTCAGCGTCGCGGGGAGGGACGGGACGGCCAGCGGCGCGGGTCGGTCAGCCCCCTGAGCCCCCCGGCCATGTCGTAGCCCGCCGCGCCGAGCCGCTCGCGCGAGGCGGCGAGCATCTCGCGGGTGGCGGGCATGAAGGCCCGGTCGTGGACGTGTTCGGGAAGCGTGTCCATGACCAGCCGGAACGCTCTCAGCGCCGCGGTCACCGCACCCGGCGGCACCTCGGGCAGCACGCCGTACATCCGCCTGGCCCAGCCGGGCAGCGCGTAGTAGCAGAGCGCCCCGAAGGGGAAGTAGGCGGGTTTGCCGGGGGCGAGGGCGCGCAGCTCGGCGGGCAGGCGCGGCCACATCAGGAAACGGACCGTGGACACGGCCTCGGGGGTGACCCTCAGCAGCGGACGCGTCGAGGCGAAATAGCCCTCCAGCTCCGCCACGGAGCCCGGCACGTCCTCGGCGTGCAGGCCGACGTAGGTGGCGCTGCGGCGCTGCTCGGCGAGGTAGCGGTCGGCCTGGCGGTCGCTGAGCCCCAGGCCCGCCCGCCGCGCCACGGACAGGTAGGAGGAGACCTCCGCGCAGTGCACCCAGAGCAGCAACTCCGGGTCGTCCACCCGGTGGATCCGGCCGGTGCCGGGGTCGTCGAAGCGCAGCCGCCGGTGGATCCCCCGGACGCGGCGGCCGATCTCGTCGGCCTCCGCGGGGCTGCCGAAGGTGACCCTGCCCACGAAGTCCGCCGTGCGGTGGAGCCTCCCGAACGGATCCCGCCGGAAGTCGGAGTTCTGCCAGACCCCGCGCATCGCGAGCGGGTACAGGGCCTGGAGCATG
This region of Streptosporangium sp. NBC_01495 genomic DNA includes:
- a CDS encoding oxygenase MpaB family protein, coding for MASIEDIVVQPPHTVTWLVHIDRSMWIGGVSGLMLQALYPLAMRGVWQNSDFRRDPFGRLHRTADFVGRVTFGSPAEADEIGRRVRGIHRRLRFDDPGTGRIHRVDDPELLLWVHCAEVSSYLSVARRAGLGLSDRQADRYLAEQRRSATYVGLHAEDVPGSVAELEGYFASTRPLLRVTPEAVSTVRFLMWPRLPAELRALAPGKPAYFPFGALCYYALPGWARRMYGVLPEVPPGAVTAALRAFRLVMDTLPEHVHDRAFMPATREMLAASRERLGAAGYDMAGGLRGLTDPRRWPSRPSPRR
- a CDS encoding RecB family exonuclease, giving the protein MDQLPLEGMPRRLYACTPSRLNNWLDCPRRYRFTYLDRPAPQKGPPWAHNSVGASVHNALAAWWREPHERRTPEVAGSLLAKGWINEGFRDAEQSRTWRDRATEMVSGYVASLDPSAEPVGVERTVATRTSVLALSGRVDRLDRRGEELVVVDYKTGRRPLTTDDARSSLALAVYAIASSRMMHRPCHRVELHHLPTASIVEWEHTDESLARHLGNAEEIAVEASEADERYKGWSATTRPRGAAPAKARGGDRTPPAVPPEIDAAFPPRTGPLCSWCDFRRHCPEGQAAGDEREPWAALAD